One Brassica napus cultivar Da-Ae chromosome C4, Da-Ae, whole genome shotgun sequence genomic region harbors:
- the LOC106395979 gene encoding WAT1-related protein At2g39510 yields the protein MALNTWKPFLTVVSLQFGYAGLSIIAKFALDRGMSPHVLAAYRHIVATIFIAPFAFFLDRKIRPKMTLPIFFEILLLGLLEPTIDQNLYYTGMKYTSATFTAAMTNVLPAFAFLMAWIFRLEKVNIRKIHSQAKILGTVVTVGGAMLMTVVKGPLIPLPWAHPSDNHQDSSNLGVKQDLTKGALLIATGCICWAGFVNLQAITLKSYPVELSLTALICLMGSIESTIVALFIERGNPSAWAIQLDSKLLAAVYGGIICSGVGYYVQGVIMKTRGPVFVTAFNPLSMVIVAILGSIILSEVMYLGRILGAIVIVLGLYSVLWGKSKDEPANSFSDTDKELPLSNIQVVSFSSKANADKDTMDANVVILRSTTNDSV from the exons ATGGCTCTAAACACATGGAAGCCATTCCTAACTGTTGTTTCTCTACAATTCGGATACGCTGGACTATCGATCATAGCGAAGTTCGCTCTGGACCGAGGCATGAGCCCTCACGTTCTAGCTGCATATCGTCATATCGTCGCAACTATTTTCATTGCTCCATTTGCCTTTTTCTTGGATAG AAAAATACGGCCAAAGATGACGCTGCCCATCTTCTTCGAGATATTGTTGCTCGGATTATTGGA ACCAACAATTGATCAGAACTTATACTACACTGGTATGAAGTACACTTCCGCGACTTTCACAGCTGCAATGACCAACGTTCTTCCAGCCTTTGCCTTTCTTATGGCATGGATCTTCAG ACTTGAGAAGGTTAACATCAGGAAAATACACAGCCAAGCAAAGATTCTAGGGACAGTTGTGACAGTTGGTGGAGCAATGCTTATGACTGTTGTGAAAGGACCTTTGATTCCTTTGCCTTGGGCTCATCCTAGCGACAACCATCAAGACTCATCAAATCTTGGTGTCAAACAAGATCTTACCAAAGGCGCACTTCTCATTGCTACCGGTTGCATCTGTTGGGCAGGTTTTGTCAATCTCCAG GCGATCACGCTTAAATCGTACCCGGTGGAGCTATCCTTGACAGCTTTAATATGCTTAATGGGGTCTATTGAAAGCACTATTGTGGCACTTTTCATTGAAAGGGGAAACCCTTCTGCTTGGGCCATCCAATTAGATTCCAAATTGCTAGCTGCTGTTTATGGG GGGATAATATGTTCAGGTGTTGGTTACTACGTTCAAGGAGTAATAATGAAAACTCGAGGACCGGTGTTTGTGACTGCCTTTAATCCACTAAGCATGGTCATTGTTGCGATTTTGGGTTCTATAATTCTTTCTGAGGTTATGTACCTTGGAAG GATTCTTGGAGCAATAGTGATAGTTCTTGGGCTCTATTCCGTTTTGTGGGGCAAAAGCAAAGACGAACCAGCTAATTCGTTTTCAGACACGGACAAGGAGCTCCCACTTAGTAATATACAAGTTGTGTCATTCTCGTCGAAAGCTAACGCAGATAAGGACACAATGGATGCAAATGTTGTGATCTTGAGGTCTACCACCAATGATTCAGTCTAA
- the LOC106394888 gene encoding uncharacterized protein LOC106394888, protein MASFDLKTIVKDKRFWAASFLIAWAAGLQGHMMWLQRQDSFKQKFGTIDEENQK, encoded by the exons ATGGCTAGCTTCGACCTGAAGACGATAGTCAAGGACAAGAGATTCTGGGCAGCTTCCTTCCTCATCGCCTGGGCTGCTGGTCTCCAG GGGCACATGATGTGGCTGCAGAGGCAAGATTCATTTAAGCAAAAATTCGGAACGATCGATGAAGAAAACCAGAAATGA
- the LOC106395738 gene encoding F-box protein At2g39490: protein MSEQKPDIISSLPLELLLYIISFLPFDSARLTPFVSTRFRSVWNQALLVAHTHNGSIESISRFIHNFDEHVPSKNTRKLELHLDKSTFVSTILAPNNVMHMSFFFSDGSKEEDSFCWCIETNDHIPRRVESRGFLVKTLCLDSVYSLTHDVVSSMVLDFSWLENLKICGCKGLTSLTIDSPTKLIHLSISGCPKLRCLDIRSSKLKTLHYQGFLPTIKIHEHFNLTNAVFDVRQGPRYCNNDLDIGPLLLIIKNSQSLTLCRWMFEELIKPSISSSWTSFKFYKLHELRWIDNSMKQEKTNSLISFLKLCPSVERIFITIDSNTYSSKEETSVDIDYGSNHARVPRNLELVKLEGSKSEEDKNQLILALQEIVNIDQPLLILSSFS from the exons ATGTCTGAACAAAAACCAGACATCATCTCTAGCTTACCACTAGAGCTTCTCCTCTACATCATCAGCTTCCTCCCTTTCGACTCCGCAAGACTAACCCCTTTCGTCTCCACACGGTTTAGGTCCGTTTGGAACCAAGCCTTACTCGTTGCACACACCCATAACGGCTCCATCGAGTCAATCTCTCGCTTCATCCACAACTTCGACGAGCATGTTCCGTCTAAAAACACTCGGAAGCTGGAGTTACACCTCGACAAGTCAACCTTCGTGTCAACCATCCTCGCACCTAATAACGTCATGCATATGAGTTTCTTCTTCTCTGATGGTTCCAAGGAAGAAGATAGCTTCTGCTGGTGTATTGAGACTAACGATCATATCCCAAGACGTGTCGAGTCGAGAGGTTTCTTGGTGAAGACGCTTTGTTTAGACTCGGTGTATTCTTTAACACATGATGTCGTTTCCTCCATGGTGTTGGATTTTTCTTGGCTTGAGAACCTCAAGATTTGTGGTTGCAAAGGGTTGACTTCTCTCACTATAGATTCACCAACTAAGCTTATTCACTTGTCGATCTCGGGTTGCCCGAAGCTGAGATGTCTCGATATAAGATCATCTAAGCTTAAAACTCTTCATTACCAAGGGTTTCTACCTACGATCAAGATCCATGAACATTTTAACTTGACCAATGCGGTTTTCGACGTAAGACAAGGCCCAAGATATTGCAACAATGATTTAGACATCGGTCCTCTCTTGCTGATCATCAAGAATTCTCAATCTCTTACACTTTGTAGATGGATGTTCGAG GAACTAATCAAACCATCTATAtcctcttcttggacatcattCAAATTCTACAAGTTACATGAGTTGCGGTGGATTGATAACTCGATGAAACAAGAAAAGACCAATTCACTAATCTCTTTTCTTAAACTTTGTCCTTCTGTCGAGCGCATCTTCATTACC ATCGATTCAAATACTTATAGTTCAAAGGAAGAAACGAGTGTTGATATTGACTATGGGAGCAATCATGCAAGAGTACCAAGGAACTTAGAACTGGTCAAGTTGGAAGGATCaaagagtgaagaggataaGAATCAACTGATATTGGCTCTACAGGAGATAGTTAACATTGATCAGCCTCTGCTTATACTGTCTTCATTTTCTTGA
- the LOC106395926 gene encoding ABC transporter B family member 6, producing the protein MMVSRGLFGWSPPHIQPLTPVSEVSEPPESPSPYLDPGAENGGGAGMATQAEEDEEMEEQEEMEPPPAAVPFSQLFACADRFDWVLMVLGSVAAAAHGTALIVYLHYFAKIVEVLAYTAESGRRIPDDQFNRLVELSLTIVYIAGGVFVSGWIEVSCWILTGERQTAVIRSKYVQVLLNQDMSFFDTYGNNGDIVSQVLSDVLLIQSALSEKVGNYIHNMATFISGLIIGFVNCWEIALITLATGPFIVAAGGISNIFLHRLAENIQDAYAEAASIAEQAVSYIRTLYAFTNETLAKYSYATSLQATLRYGILISLVQGLGLGFTYGLAICSCALQLWIGRFFVIHGRATGGEIITALFAVILSGLGLNQAATNFYSFDQGRIAAYRLFEMITRSSSGTNQEGTTLSAVEGNIEFRNVYFSYLSRPEIPVLSGFYLTVPAKKAVALVGRNGSGKSSIIPLMERFYDPTLGEVLLDGENIKNLKLEWLRSQIGLVTQEPALLSLTIRENIAYGRDATPDQIEEAAKKARAHTFISSLEKGYETQVGKAGLTLTEEQKIKLSIARAVLLDPKILLLDEVTGGLDFEAERVVQEALDLLMLGRSTIIIARRLSLIRNADYIAVMEEGQLLEMGTHDELINLGNLYAELLKCEEATKLPRRMPVRNYNDSAGFQPERDSSAGRGFQEPSSPKMAKSPSLQRGHNVFRPQEMYFNREESPNDHSPAPEKMGENGSSLDVADKEPTIKRQDSFEMRLPELPKIDIQCPERQKSNGSDPESPISPLLISDPQNERSHSQTFSRPHGHSDDTSANVMVAKDSQHKESPSIWKLAQLSFPEWLYAVLGSIGAAIFGSFNPLLAYVIALVVTAYYTSKGSHLREEVDKWCLIIAGMGLVTVVANFLQHFYFGIMGEKMTERVRRMMFSAMLRNEVGWFDEEENSPDTLSMRLANDATFVRAAFSNRLSILIQDSFAVIVAVLIGLLLGWRLALVALATLPVLTLSAIAQKLWLAGFSKGIQEMHRKASLVLEDAVRNIYTVVAFCAGNKVMELYRLQLQRILKQSFLHGMAIGFAFGFSQFLLFACNALLLWYTAFSVHRGYMKLSTALTEYMVFSFATFALVEPFGLAPYILKRRKSLASVFEIIDRVPTIEPDDTSALSPPNVYGSIELKNIDFCYPTRPEVLVLSNFSLKISGGQTLAVVGVSGSGKSTIISLIERYYDPVAGQVFLDGRDLKSYNLRWLRSHMGLIQQEPIIFSTTIRENIIYARHNASEAEMKEAARIANAHHFISSLAHGYDTHIGMRGVELTQGQKQRIAIARVVLKNAPILLIDEASSSIESESSRVVQEALDTLIMGNKTTILIAHRAAMMRHVDNIVVLNGGKIVEEGTHDALAGKNGLYVRLMQPHFGKGLRQHRLI; encoded by the exons ATGATGGTTTCCCGAGGCTTATTCGGATGGTCTCCGCCGCACATACAGCCCTTAACCCCCGTCTCGGAGGTCTCCGAGCCTCCCGAGTCTCCGTCCCCTTACCTCGATCCCGGCGCGGAGAACGGCGGCGGCGCGGGGATGGCGACGCAGGCGGAGGAGGACGAGGAGATGGAGGAGCAGGAGGAGATGGAGCCTCCTCCCGCGGCGGTTCCCTTCTCGCAGCTCTTCGCTTGCGCTGATCGGTTCGATTGGGTGCTGATGGTGCTCGGATCTGTGGCCGCCGCTGCTCACGGGACGGCGCTTATTGTTTACTTGCACTATTTTGCGAAGATTGTTGAGGTGCTTGCGTATACGGCTGAGTCCGGGCGTCGGATACCTGATGATCAGTTCAATCGCCTTGTCGAG CTTTCTCTGACCATTGTTTACATCGCTGGGGGTGTTTTCGTATCTGGTTGGATTG AGGTGTCTTGCTGGATACTGACTGGAGAGAGGCAGACTGCTGTGATCAGGTCAAAGTATGTCCAAGTACTACTGAATCAGGATATGAGTTTCTTTGATACATACGGGAATAACGGGGATATAGTAAGCCAAGTGCTGAGTGATGTTCTTCTTATTCAGTCGGCTCTAAGCGAAAAA GTTGGAAATTACATTCATAACATGGCAACATTTATCAGTGGCCTTATCATCGGTTTTGTCAACTGCTGGGAAATTGCACTCATTACGTTAGCCACTGGTCCCTTCATTGTTGCTGCAGGAGGcatatcaaatatatttctCCACAGACTTGCTGAGAATATTCAAGATGCTTATGCTGAAGCAGCCAGCATTGCTGAACAG GCGGTCTCGTACATTAGGACGTTGTATGCCTTTACAAATGAAACTCTTGCAAAATACTCTTATGCAACGTCTCTCCAAGCAACTTTGAGATACGGTATTTTGATAAGTCTTGTGCAAGGACTGGGACTCGGATTTACTTATGGGCTTGCTATATGTTCATGTGCTCTGCAACTTTGGATTGGTCGGTTCTTTGTCATTCATGGAAGGGCGACTGGTGGAGAAATTATTACAGCCCTTTTTGCTGTTATTTTAAGCGGGCT GGGTTTAAATCAAGCTGCTACAAACTTTTATTCATTTGATCAAGGAAGGATTGCAGCATATAGGCTTTTTGAGATGATAACTCGTTCATCATCTGGGACTAACCAAGAGGGTACTACTTTGTCTGCTGTTGAAGGAAATATTGAGTTTCGGAACGTATATTTCAGCTATTTGTCACGACCTGAAATTCCAGTCTTGAGTGGTTTTTACCTCACTGTGCCTGCTAAGAAAGCTGTCGCACTTGTTGGTAGAAATGGTTCAGGAAAAAGCAGCATTATTCCTCTAATGGAACGGTTTTATGATCCTACACTAG GAGAAGTTCTGCTTGATggggaaaatattaaaaatctaaaattagaGTGGCTGAGAAGCCAAATAGGCCTGGTGACACAGGAGCCTGCTTTGCTTAGCTTGACCATAAGAGAGAATATTGCATATGGCCGGGATGCTACTCCGGATCAGATAGAGGAGGCAGCTAAAAAAGCTCGTGCACACACATTTATAAGCTCACTTGAAAAAGGATATGAAACTCAG GTTGGGAAGGCTGGTTTAACGTTGACAGAGGAgcagaaaataaaactttcgatTGCTAGAGCTGTACTCTTAGATCCAAAAATACTGCTGCTTGATGAGGTCACCGGAGGACTAGACTTTGAAGCTGAAAGAGTTGTCCAAGAAGCTCTTGATCTTCTAATGCTAGGACGGTCAACCATAATAATAGCTCGACGGTTAAGTCTGATAAGAAATGCTGACTATATTGCTGTAATGGAAGAAGGTCAGCTACTTGAAATGGGTACACATGATGAATTAATCAACCTTGGTAATTTGTATGCTGAGCTTCTAAAGTGTGAAGAAGCGACAAAGCTACCAAGACG GATGCCAGTTAGGAACTACAATGACTCTGCTGGGTTCCAGCCTGAGAGGGATTCTTCAGCTGGTCGTGGCTTCCAAGAACCATCATCACCCAAAATGGCCAAGTCTCCATCTCTTCAGAGAGGTCATAACGTTTTCCGTCCCCAGGAAATGTACTTCAACAGGGAAGAGTCACCCAATGATCATAGCCCTGCTCCAGAGAAAATGGGAGAAAACGGTTCGTCTTTGGATGTCGCTGATAAGGAACCAACCATTAAAAGACAAGATAGCTTCGAGATGCGGTTACCAGAACTACCAAAAATTGACATTCAGTGTCCAGAACGTCAAAAGTCAAATGGTTCAGATCCGGAGTCCCCTATATCACCCCTTCTGATATCAGATCCCCAAAACGAGCGCTCCCATTCACAGACGTTTAGCCGCCCTCATGGTCATTCTGATGACACTTCAGCAAATGTGATGGTGGCCAAGGACTCTCAACACAAGGAGTCACCTTCAATTTGGAAGTTGGCACAGCTTAGTTTTCCGGAGTGGCTATATGCGGTATTAGGGAGTATTGGTGCTGCCATCTTTGGTTCTTTCAACCCTCTTTTAGCTTACGTCATTGCGTTGGTAGTGACGGCATACTATACTAGCAAGGGAAGCCACCTGCGTGAGGAGGTTGACAAGTGGTGCTTGATCATTGCTGGCATGGGACTAGTCACAGTTGTTGCAAATTTCCTGCAGCACTTCTACTTTGGTATTATGGGGGAGAAAATGACGGAGAGAGTGCGAAGGATGATGTTCTCAG CGATGCTGCGTAATGAAGTGGGATGGTTTGACGAAGAAGAGAATAGTCCAGATACGCTTTCCATGCGCCTAGCAAATGATGCCACTTTTGTCCGAGCCGCCTTCAGCAACAGACTTTCGATACTTATTCAGGATAGTTTTGCTGTTATTGTTGCCGTTCTTATTGGGTTGCTGCTCGGTTGGCGTTTGGCCCTTGTTGCATTGGCAACTTTGCCTGTACTAACTCTCTCTGCCATTGCTCAG AAACTTTGGCTTGCTGGATTTTCAAAGGGCATCCAGGAGATGCATAGAAAGGCGTCTTTAGTACTCGAGGATGCAGTCAGAAACATATATACTGTTGTTGCTTTCTGTGCTGGTAACAAGGTGATGGAACTCTACAGACTACAGCTTCAACGGATACTCAAGCAGAGCTTTCTCCACGGGATGGCTATTGGCTTTGCCTTCGGCTTCTCACAGTTCCTCCTCTTCGCCTGCAACGCGCTCCTCCTCTGGTACACCGCGTTTTCAGTACACCGCGGATACATGAAACTGTCAACAGCTCTAACCGAGTACATGGTTTTCTCCTTTGCTACATTTGCCCTTGTCGAGCCATTCGGGTTAGCACCTTACATTCTCAAGCGCCGCAAGTCACTCGCTTCAGTATTTGAAATCATAGATCGAGTGCCTACGATAGAACCTGATGACACCTCAGCTCTAAGCCCCCCTAACGTCTATGGAAGCATTGAACTGAAAAACATCGACTTCTGCTACCCAACTCGCCCGGAAGTGTTGGTACTAAGCAACTTCAGTCTCAAAATCAGCGGAGGACAAACATTAGCTGTAGTTGGTGTTTCTGGTTCTGGAAAAAGCACAATCATATCATTGATCGAGAGATACTACGATCCAGTCGCTGGTCAGGTCTTCTTAGACGGGAGAGACTTAAAGTCATATAACTTGAGATGGTTAAGAAGCCATATGGGTCTGATTCAACAAGAACCCATAATCTTCTCCACAACGATCAGAGAAAACATTATCTACGCAAGGCATAACGCGAGCGAAGCTGAGATGAAGGAAGCAGCAAGAATCGCAAACGCACACCATTTCATCAGCAGCTTAGCTCACGGTTACGACACACATATAGGGATGAGAGGTGTTGAGCTTACACAAGGACAGAAACAGAGAATCGCTATAGCTCGAGTAGTGCTGAAGAACGCTCCGATATTGCTGATCGATGAAGCGAGCTCGTCTATTGAATCAGAGTCCAGCCGCGTCGTGCAGGAGGCTCTTGATACTTTGATAATGGGGAACAAAACGACGATCCTGATAGCGCACAGAGCGGCGATGATGAGACATGTGGACAACATTGTGGTTTTAAATGGAGGCAAAATAGTTGAAGAAGGTACGCATGATGCTTTAGCTGGTAAGAACGGCTTGTATGTGCGTTTAATGCAACCACATTTTGGCAAGGGTCTACGCCAACATCGATTGATCTAA
- the LOC106395927 gene encoding photosynthetic NDH subunit of lumenal location 1, chloroplastic → MAVSSLSIRYCLSPTISHKTDIHCPSPSLRASCSLSSGYNLDSSENTYQKGSGSSWKRRQALVGVGTLLATSVPETLLLAEEVPKSYSAFVDKEDGYSYYYPSDWREFDFRAHDSAFKDRYLQLQSVRVRFIPTEKTDIREVGPMEEVVYDLVKHKFAAPNQVATIYDMKERVEDEKSYYTFEYGLRTPIYATTCFATVAVGNNRYYTLIVGANERRWRKVKKQLEVVADSLKILQI, encoded by the exons ATGGCAGTCTCTTCACTCTCAATCCGCTATTGTCTTTCACCAACAATCTCCCACAAG ACGGATATTCACTGTCCAAGCCCATCACTCAGAGCTTCATGTTCACTTTCATCCGGCTACAATCTTGACTCCTCCGAGAATA CCTATCAAAAAGGAAGTGGAAGCAGTTGGAAGAGAAGGCAAGCGCTTGTGGGAGTAGGAACTTTACTAGCAACTTCAGTTCCAGAAACTTTGCTTCTTGCTGAAG AGGTACCAAAAAGCTACTCAGCTTTTGTGGATAAAGAAGACGGATATTCTTATTATTACCCATCAGACTGGAGG GAATTTGACTTCAGGGCACATGATTCAGCCTTCAAGGATAGATATTTGCAGCTACAGAGTGTTCGTGTCAGGTTCATACCAACAGAGAAAACAGACATCCGCGAAGTGGGTCCAATGGAAGAG GTGGTTTATGATCTAGTGAAGCATAAGTTTGCAGCACCAAACCAAGTAGCTACAATCTACGATATGAAAGAG AGGGTGGAGGATGAAAAGAGCTATTACACGTTTGAGTATGGACTAAGAACTCCCATCTATGCAACCACTTGCTTTGCAACAGTGGCAGTTGGAAACA ACAGATACTACACACTCATTGTTGGAGCAAACGAGAGAAGATGGAGAAAAGTGAAGAAGCAGCTAGAAGTTGTTGCAGACTCTTTGAAGATTCTTCAGATTTGA
- the LOC106395928 gene encoding 60S ribosomal protein L23a-1 — MSPAKVDTTKKADPKAKALKAAKAVKSGQAFKKKDKKIRTKVTFHRPKTLTKARDPKYPRISATPRNKLDHYGILKYPLTTESAMKKIEDNNTLVFIVDIRADKKKIKDAVKKMYDIQTKKVNTLIRPDGTKKAYVRLTPDYDALDVANKIGII; from the exons ATGTCTCCGGCTAAAG TTGATACCACGAAGAAGGCCGACCCAAAGGCCAAGGCCCTGAAGGCTGCAAAGGCAGTGAAGTCTGGTCAAGCCTTCAAGAAGAAGGACAAAAAGATCAGGACTAAGGTCACCTTCCACAGGCCAAAGACCTTGACCAAGGCTAGAGATCCCAAGTACCCCAGGATCAGTGCAACTCCCAGGAACAAGTTGGACCATTACGGTATCCTCAAGTACCCACTCACCACCGAGTCTGCCATGAAGAAAATTGAGGACAACAACACTCTTGTCTTCATTGTTGACATTCGTGCcgacaagaagaagatcaaagatGCTGTTAAGAAGATGTACGACATCCAGACCAAGAAGGTTAACACCCTCATCAG GCCTGATGGAACGAAGAAGGCTTACGTTAGGCTCACACCGGACTATGATGCGTTAGATGTTGCTAACAAGATTGGCATCATCTAA